The sequence GCTCCGGAGATGAAGGGCTGGACGGCGCCCATCATCCTGATGTGGCCCATGTAGTGGATCGAGCGCTGTCCCTTGGCCGGCTTGAAGGCGCAGTCGAACACCGACAGGTCCTTCTCTTTGAGGTACGGCGCGCCCTCGATGGTCTCGTTCCTGTCGATGTGGTCGATGATGGCCTTGACCTGGGCATCGGTGTACCCGAGATGGGTGAGCGCAGCCGGCACCGTCCCGTTGACGATCTTCATCGAGCCGCCGCCGACGAGGTTCTTGTACTTGACGAGCGCGATGTCGGGTTCGATGCCCGTGGTATCGCAGTCCATCATGAAGCCGATGGTCCCGGTCGGCGCGAGCACCGTGGCCTGGGCGTTGCGGTACCCGAACTCCTCGCCGATCTCGATCGCGTCATCCCAGGCGGCTTGGGCCGCATCGAAGATGTCGTTCGGGACGAGCGCAGACGCGACATCGCGCAACGCGTCGCGGTGCTTGCGCATGACGCGCAGGAAGGGCTCGCGGTTGGGCTCGTACCCGGTGAAGGGGCCGCCGGTGTCACGGCTGATGCGGGCGGACTGGGCGTACCCTTCTCCGGTCATCAGCGCGGTGATCGCCGCCGCGTACGCGCGGCCCCCATCGCTGTCATACGGCACGCCGCGCGACATCAGCAGGGCGCCGAGATTGGCGTAGCCCAGGCCCAGCGGACGGTAGTCGACGCTGTTGCGCTCGATGGCTTTGGTCGGGTAACTGGCGTTGCCCACGATGATGTCCTGGGCGGTGGTGAACGTCCGCACCGCCGCCCTGAAGGCCACGACGTCGAACTCTTCCCGCCGGTCGACGAACTTCATCAGATTGATCGACGCCAGGTTGCACGCCGAGTCGTTGAGGAACATGTACTCCGAACACGGGTTCGACGCATTGATGCGGCCGGCGGCCGGGCAGGTGTGCCACTGGTTGATCGTCGTGTCGAACTGCATCCCCGGATCGCCGCAGATGTGGGTGGCGTCAGCGATCATCTGCATCAGGTCGCGCGCCTTGTAGGTGCCCATGATCGTGTCGGGGTTGGTCACGGCCCGCGTGTGCCACGGCCCGTCATCCACCACCGCGCGCATGAACTCGTCGGTCGCACGCACGCTGTTGTTGGAATTCTGGAAGAACACCGACGCGTAGGCCGGTCCGGTGAACGACCCGTCGTAGCCCGCGTCAATCAGCGCCCAGGCCTTGCGCTCCTCTTCGACCTTGCAGGTGATGAAGTCCACGATGTCCGGGTGCTCGGCGTTCAGGATGACCATCTTCGCCGCGCGGCGGGTCTTGCCGCCGGACTTGATCACGCCGGCAAAGGCGTCGTAGCCCTTCATGAAGGACACCGGCCCCGATGCCGTGCCCCCGCCTGCGACGACCTCGCGCGACGATCGCAGCGACGACAGGTTCGTCCCGGTCCCGGATCCGAACTTGAACAGCATGCCTTCGGTCTTCGCGAGCGTCAGGATCGAGTCGAGCGTGTCGTCCACCGAATTGATGAAGCAGGCCGACATCTGAGGGTGCTTCTCGATGCCGCAGTTGAACCAGACCGGGCTGTTGAAACTGCCCTTCTGATACACCAGCAGGTGCTTCAGGTCGTCGCTGAAGGCCTGGAGGGCCTCCTCGGTCGCAAAGTACTTCTGCGCGCGGGCCCACCCGGTGATCGTGTCGACCACGCGCCCGATCAACTGCCGGACGCTCGATTCGCGCTCGCTGGCACCCACTCTCCCGCGGAAGTACTTCGACACGACGATGTTGGTGGACTGCTGCGACCAGGACTTCGGCATCTCGACGCCGCGCTGCTCGAACACGGTCTCGCCGCGGTCGTTGGTGATCACCGCATCGCGGGTGTCCCACACGATCTCGTCGAACGGATCGCGCCCGGGCGCCGTGAAGAACCTCGAGTACTCCATCCCCGGCGCCGGCGTCGCGTCATGCCGCGTGACGTCGCTCCGCGGATCAACCCCTTCGGAGCCCACCGCCCTGGTGTCCTGCGCCCCTTGCTGCATACATCCTCCGACCATGCAACGTGACCCTGGCCCCGACAGGCCCGTTGCCTACGACACTCAACCGGTGGTTGGTGACTGCGGCACGGAGTCGCCACCTGCGACATCCGATAACCGCGTGACCAGAATGGCCAGCCCGCCCTTCGATCGGTTTCCCTTCATCACGTGCGACCACCTGCAGCCCGCTCGGGCTGCTGACGTCCCGGGAACCCATGCCGATCCTCGGTACGAACACGCCGTTCTGCCCTGATCTTACACTGGCGAGAAGCTGGGAGATTCTCGCGCACCCGCTCCGATGTCGAGCGGACAATATGCGCTGTGCCGGCCGATCTTGTCAAGCACAATTACACCACATATAGTGCCCGTTGTTTAGGTTAGACGCAATATACTGTGGATTGTGGCGCATTTTCATTTATTTCGCCATTTATTCGCTTTTCTGGTCCTTCCATAAGGTATATGGCGCTCGCCGCGGCACTTCCATGGCGGTCGGCCGTCGCCAGCCGGGCGATGCCAGGTCTGGCCGTGGCGCCACCGCATGATAGAGTCACTGGATTGTGCAGGAGCCTGTTTCGGCCTCGGATCCCCTCGTTCCCGCCGCTCAGCCCGTGACGTCACCGTGGCGGGCCGCGCGGGCTGCCGCGCTGGCTGAGGTCGTGCTGACATCAGGGTATCCCACGCAGGTGTCGATCGGGCTGCTCCTGGTCTGGGCCGGCATGGATCCACGCGTTCCAGATGGCCGCCTCTCGATGCCGTTCGTGGTGACGCTGTGGCTGGTGGATTCAGTCGTGCTGGTTGGCCTCATCGTCGCCCTGCTCCGGCTGCGCGGCGAGCGCCTCGGCGCGTTGCTGTTCGGTACCCGGTCATGGCTGCGTGAGGCGGGGCTGGGTCTGGCGCTGGTGCCAGTGGTCTTCGGACTGGTGATCGGGATGCTGGCGGTCGTGCGCTATTTCTGGCCGGGCCTGCACAATGTGGCGGTCAATCCGTTCGAAGATCTGATAGGGTCGGGCCGTGATGCTGCCATTCTCGCCGCAGTCGCCGTGCTGAGCGGCGGCATCAAGGAAGAACTTCAGCGGGCCTTCGTGCTGCGCCGCTTCGAGCGCTATCTCGGCGGTGCGCGCGTCGGGCTTGTCGTCTTCAGCGTGGCCTTCGGCGCGGGACACTTCATTCAGGGATGGGACGTGGGCGTCGTCACGACGCTGCTCGGCCTGTTCTGGGGCATTCTCTTCCTCAAGCGCGGAAGCTTCACCGCCTCCGCCGTCAGTCATTCTGGCTTCAATGTGGCGCAGATTATCCAGTTCGTGGTCGTCGGATCGTAGCGCCAGAGGGATCGCGCTCCTTCTGCTGGTCGCCGCCCTGTCGGCGCCGGCCGTCACGACGAGGCTCTATGCCGCCGATGAGATCGAGGCGTTCTCGTTTCTCCGATCGCTCTGGTTCGATCACGACGTGTCGTTTGACAACGAGTACCGCCACTTCTACGACAGCCGCGTCATCACCGACAAAGGTTTCCGGCGGACGTTTCTCGAGTTGACCACGGAAACCGGGCTGCGCCTCAACTTCAGCACGATCGGCTGCGCGCTGCTGTGGGCGCCGTTCTATGCCGTCGCCGATGCCGGCGTTCGCGTCGCCCGCGCGATGGGGCACGCGGTCGAGGCAGACGGATACTCGAGGCCGTACGTCGCGGCAGTGTGCTACGGATCGGCCTTCTACGGAGTGATGGCGCTGGTGCTGGGGTTTGCCATCGCCAGGCGCCTGCTGCGGCTGGGCGGGATCGCGGATGCGGGATCGGCGGCCGCCGCCACCTGGGCGGTGTGGCTCGGAACACCGCTGCTGTTCTACATGTACGTCGCGCCGGCGTTTACGCACGCGGTCTCCGCGTGTTCGGCTGCGGTGTTCGTCTGGGCCTGGCTGAGAGTGCGGGAGCGCTGGTCGCCACGCGGCCTGGCCATGCTCGGAGTGCTGGCCGCGATCATGGCCATGGTCCGCGAGCAGGATGCCTTTCTTGCGTTGGGACCCGGACTCGATTTCGCGTGGTCGCTGCGCCGGCGTCCCGCCCCCCGGCTGCTCGCGTCAGCGCTCGCCTTCACCGGCGCATTCGCCCTCACGTTCCTTCCTCAAGCCGCGGCGTACCTGGCGCTCAACGGACGGCTGGGCCCGTCGCGACTGGTCAGCCGGAAGATGAGCTGGACCGCGCCGCACGCGCTCGACGTACTGCTGTCGCCACTCAATGGCTACGTGGCCTGGACGCCGCTGGTGCTGCTGGCGATGACGGGCTGGGTGATGATGCTCACCTGGCGCCGCTCCGGCACAGGCACGGATCAGGATGCGCATCGGCTGCGCTGGCTCGGCCTCTGTGTGGCGGTGATGGCGCTCTCGCAGATCTACATCGCCGGATCGGTCGAGAGCTGGACGGTCGCCGGGGCGTTTGGCCAGCGCCGTTTCGTCGTGCTGACGGTGCTGCTCGTGGTCGGCGTGGCGTTCGTGCTCTCCCGGGCGCCGACGCGGCTCGCGCGGGTCGCACTTTCACTCGTCGTGGTGGCTGGCGTCTGGTGGAACCTCGGACTGATGGTCCAGTTCGGCGCCGGCTGGATGGACCGCCAGCATCTCGATCTGCGAAAGAACGCCTACAATACCTTTGTCACCGTGCCGCAACGACTGCCGGAGATCAGCTATCGCTATCTGTTCGAGCGGCAGAGCTTCTATCGGAACGCCACGGTGCCAGACGGAACGCGCTGACACACAAGACGGGGTCCATTGCGCATTCGGTACTTCGCGGACATTCGCTTCCCGCTGGAGCGCGCCAATGGCGTGCAGACGATGGAGACGTGTCACGCGCTGGCACGCCGGGGCCACAGCGTGCACCTGGTTGTCCGGCCCGATCGGATGACACCCGGGCGCGACCCGCTCGCGTACTACGGCCTGCCGCCGATCGGGGCGCTGCGCATCGAACAGGTCGCGACTCCGCGCCAGATTCAGGCGCGGCGCCTGGCGTACCTCGCGCTCGCGCTCCGACGCACCTGCTGTTCGCGCACGACGGACGTCGTGCTGACCCGCGACCTGGGTCTGGCGGCACTGATTCTCGCGCTCCCCGCGCGCTGGCGTCCGCCAGCCGTATATGAGTCGCACGGCTTCGCCCCTGCCGTCAGCGCCGAGATGCACACGCTCCACGCGGACGCGCCACGGTCCGGGCACGCGAAGCGCCGCCGCCTCGACGCCCGCGAGCGCCGCGTGTGGCGCCGGGCCGACGCGTATGTCGCGATTACCGCCGGGCTCGCGCGCGAACTGGAGCAGCGCTTTGGGCAACGTCCCAGGCTGGCCGTCATCCCGGACGGCACGCGTCTGCCCGCCGGAGGCTTCGCGGTCGAACCCGCGCGGCGCGCTCCCGATGCTGCACCCGTCGTCTGCTACGCGGGTCACCTGTACCCGTGGAAGGGACTCGACGTGCTGGTCGGCGCACTCGGCCAGTTGGCCGGCGTGCGTTTGCTCGTTGTCGGCGGCCTCGAGGGCGAACGTGACCTCGCCAGAGTGAGAACGCTGGCCGAACAGGTCGCGCCCGGTCGCGTGGAGTTTGCGGGTATGGTCGAACCGCCGCGTGTCGCAGCCCTTCTCCAGAAGGCCGACGTGCTGGTGATTCCAAATCTGCCAAGCCGGATATCTGCCGCCTATACCTCTCCGCTCAAGCTCTTCGAGTACATGGCTTCCGGACGCCCGCTGGTGGCGTCCGATCTGCCGGCGCTCAGAGAAGTGCTCCGCCCCGACGACAACGCGGTCCTGGTCGCTCCGGGCAGCATCGACGCCCTCGCCGCAGGCATCCGCCGCGTGCTCGAAGACGCCGCGTTCGGGGCGAGACTGGCGGCGACGGCGCGCCGGGACGCCGCCGAGTACACGTGGGACAAGCGGGCCGAGCGGCTGGAGGCGGCCCTGGCGTCGGCGGTGGAGACACGGGCGTGATTTCATCGCGATTGCTGACCCTGGTCCGGTGCCCCGATTGCGGCGGCACACTCACCGGTCAGCCCGAACTGGTGTGCACGGCGTGCGGCCGCCGATGCGCGACATCAGCCGAGTATCTGGTGCTGCACCCCGGGGTGAGCTATGCCGAACAGACCAAGTACCTCGACGAGGCGCTCCACGATGACGCACGGCACGAACACGTGTCGCCGCCGCTGTTGTCGGCGAAGATCCGCAATGACATGCTCCGCCAGTTCCTCTCTCCGGGGCCATCCGATACGGTGATTGACCTCGGGTGCGGCAGCGGCAAGGTGCTCGTCTGGAACGCCGGCACAGGCGCGTACCAGGTGGGCATCGATGTCAGCCCGTACTTCGCGCGGGAGGCGTCGGCGGAGATCGATCTGGTGCTCGGTGATTTGCGCCGGCTGCCGTTTGCCGCCGGCGCGTTCTCCAAGGGCTACGCCCTCGACGTGTTCGAGCACATGTCGCGCGAGACGCTGGTCGACGTGCTTCGCGAAGCAGCCCGCGTGCTGACGCCTGACGGCGCGTTATTCGTTTACAGTCACGTCCGGAAGAACTCCCGGCTGGCACGCGGTCTCAAGGCGGTCAACGCGCTGGCCCGCTGGTTCGAGCGGCGCGGCTTGATGGATCTGTCGCGGGAGCGGCTTCGAAAATCCGATCACCTCAATCCCCTGGTGGACATCCCCGACCTCGAGGCGATGGCCGCGTCCGCCGGGTTCCGGATCGTGCGCATCAGGTACTACACGCCGGCTGTCGGGGCGGTGGTCGAGAACATCGTGATGAGACTGGTCGAGCACTGGCTCTCCAGGCGAGCGTCTCAGCGTGCGGCCTCAACCGGCCACGCGATCGCAGCGGCCGAAGCCTCCCGTCAGGCGCGGTCTGACGCCAGGGCGCACGTGGATGGCCGGGGTCTGCCCTACGCGGCCCTGCGCCTGGCCACGTGGGCGATGAAACTCGACGTCCTCCTCTTTGGCCGCGTCCGCTCGGGCCCGTTCTTTGCCCTTCTGGCGAAGGATGGCGCGAGCGGCGAAGATCGGCGCTCATGAAGATCCTGTACGTGGCGCTCGACCAGCGCGTGCCTGGCACCACGGGCGGGTCGGTCCATGTGCAGTCGGTGGCCGCCGGCCTGGCGGCCCTCGGTCACGACGTTGATGTGCTCACCACACCAGGCAGCGGCCCGTTCCCAACCGGCCGGGCTAAGTGGCATGCGATGTCCCCGCCGCTCGGGATGCGCCACCTGCGCGCCCTGCGCGCCGACGCGGTCGCCCGGATGGCCCGCCGCGTAACCGCCGACGTCGTCATCGAGCGCTACCACAACTTCGGCGGTGAAGGCATCCGAGCGGCCGACGCCGTAGGGGCGCTGGCCGTGCTCGAAGTCAATGCCCCGGTCATCGATTACCCGGGATCGCCCAAAGCGTGGCTCGATCGTCTTCTTGTCGTCGAGCCGATGCGCCGATGGCGCGACTGGCAGTGCCGGCACGCCGATCTGCTCATCACGCCGACCGCCGCCATCGTTCCCGCGTTCGTGGAGCCGGATCGCATCGTGGAGATCGAGTGGGGCGCCGACACAGATGCGTTCAAGCCGGGCGCCGAGGGCCCGTTGCCGTTCACCAGAGAACCGGGTTCCGTCGTTGCGGTATTCGCCGGAGCGTTTCGTCGGTGGCACGGAGCCATCGATCTGGTCCGTGCCGCCCGCGCCTTGCGCGAGCGCGGACAGCGCGGTCTTCAGGTTGTGCTGATCGGGGACGGCCCCGAATGGTCGCGCGTCAAGGAAGCCGCTTCTCAGGTGCCGGGGATTGTGCTGACCGGCGCGATTGCGCACGATCAGATGCCGGCGTGTCTGGCTGCCGCCGACATCGGCGTCGCTCCATTCGATCTCGAGACGCATCCGCCGCTTCAGCTCGCGTTCTACTGGTCACCGCTCAAGGTGTTCGAGTACATGGCAGCGGGCCTTCCCGTGGTGGCACCGGCGATTCCCCGCCTCGCCAGCATCGTGAGGTCAGATCACGAAGGTGTGCTCTACAATCCCCGTGAGCCCGGCGGTCTGGCCGGAGCGCTCGAGCGCCTGGTCGAAGACGCCGGGTTGCGGCAGACGCAGGGGCGCGCCGCCCGCGAGCGCGTGGCGGCTTTGTACAGCTGGAAGGCCCATTGCCGGCGACTCGACGAGGCGTTGATCTCGGCGCTCGACGCCCGTCTGGCGTCGGGCCACCCGCCACGGGGCAGGCACACGTCCTGATGCGCATCCTCATCGCGACCGACGCGTTTCCTCCCCGCTGCGGCGGCAGCGGCTGGAGCACGTACGAGCTGGCGCGTGGATTGCGCCGGCGCGGCCACGATCTGGCCATCGTCCAGCCGCGCCCAGGGCAGGCGGCCAGCGGCACACGCGAATACGACGGGTTCCGGATCGAGGAGATGGCCGCGGCCGCGCCCGCCGTGCCGTTTCTCAGGAACGTCTTCAAGAACGAGCGGCTGTGGGCGCGACTCGCCGAGCGCATCGGGGAAGTGGCGCGAGCCTTCCGCGCCGACATCATCCACGCGCAGCACGTCCTGACCGCTCCAGCCGCAGTGGTGGCCGGACAGGCGGCGGGGATCCCTGTCGTGTGCACCGTGCGCGACTACTGGCCCGTCTGCTACTGGGCGACGCTGATTCACGATCCGCGCGCGGCCACGCTCTGCCCGGCCTGTTCGCCGGGCATGATGACGCGGTGCGTGCGACCACGCGCCGGAGCGATGTGGCCGGCGGCCCTGCCGTTCATTCCGTACATGCGCGGCAACCTCCGGCGCAAGCAACGGTCCCTGGCGCGTGCCGACGCCATCGTCGCGGTCGGTTCGAAGATGGGACGGGATCTGGCGGCACGGTCCGATCGGTTGCGGCACGCCCGCATCGAAGTGATTCCGAACGCGGTGGACATCAACGGCCTGCGGGCCGCGGCTGCCGGCGCGGCCGCGCCGCTTGGAGAGCCATACGCCGTGTTTGTCGGCAAACTCGAGCTGAACAAGGGGGCGGCGTTCCTGCTGCCGGCTGTCGAGCGGGCGCATCTGCCCTGGCCGCTGGTGGTGGTGGGCGACGGGGCGCTGCGCGGACAGATCGAGGCCGAGGCCCGGCGGCTCGGGCGGGACGTGCGAGTCACCGGGTGGCTTGGGCGTGACGAGGCGCTGGCGTGGCTGGCGCATGCGTCTCTACTGGTGTTTCCGTCCTACGGCCCCGAGTCGTTGAGTCGCGTCCTGCTCGAGGCGTGCGCGCTCGGCGTGCCGGTCGCGGCGATGGCGACCGGCGGCACGCCCGACATCATCGAGCACAACGTCACCGGTCTACTCTCGGCCACGCCCGACGAACTGGGCGACCATGTGGCGCGCCTCGTCAGCGACAGGACGCTGGCCGATCGGCTGGCGGCCGACGCGCGTGACCACATCGAACGGCTCTTCGACGCCTCGAGCGTCGCGGCGCGCACCGAGGCGCTCTACGCGGACGTCCTCGCAGCGAGAGGCCCGCGTGTCTGACCGCGCCACGTTCCCGGAGGGACTGAGGGTCGCCGTGCTGAGCCGGTCGGTCTTTCCCCTGCACGGCGTGGGCGGCCTCGAGCGGCATGTGTACGATCTGGTGGCCGCACTGGCCAGGCGCGATGTTCGCATCACGCTCATCACGCGCGAAGGCCGGGATCCGGTCTCTCTCGGCGCGCTCGACGATCCGAGAGTCACCATCCGGACGATTCCGTATCGGACGTTTCCTGGAGCCAATCGCCGGGGCACCACGATTCTCGACCGATCGACGGCGTATCCGTTGTTCGGCTACCGGGCAGGCAGGGCAGCAGCTGCCCTCGTCGATGCTCGTCAGGTCGATCTCGTGTACGGCCTTGGCGCCAGCACGCTCGGCTACGCGATCGCGCGCAGCCGGCGAAGGCTAGAGACCCGGCCGTTCGTCTTCAATCCACAGGGGCTGGAGGAATTCGGCGGCATGGACGGTTCGTACGGCGGCCGGCGCGCCAAGCGGATCGGCTACGCGCCGTTGCGCTGCGCCGTCCGGATCTGCTCGAACGCGGCCGACCGCGTCATCGCCACGGACCGGGCGATCGAACCCGCCATCGCCCGTCACCTCGGCGTCGGTCCCGATCGGATGCGCCTGGTCCCCAACGCGATCGATCTCGCCGGCTGCGAGGCGCAGGCGACATCTGGCGATGGAGAACAGATTCGGGCCCGATACGGCATTCTCCCCGAGGAGACCGTGTTGCTCAGCGTCGGACGGATTGAACGCAACAAGGGCTTTCACGTGCTTGTCGATGCCCTGGCCGCAATGCGGGATCTGCCGTGGCGCTGGGTGCTCGTGGGCGACGGGCCGCTTCGTGTGGAGCTCGAAGAACGCGTACGCGGAGCGGGGCTGGCGGATCGAATGCTGCTGCTCGGGCGGCTCGACGACCGTGCGCTTCACGCGTGGTACGAAGCGGCCACGCTCTTTGTCCATCCCACGCTCTACGAGGGCAGCTCGATCGTGACGCTCGAGGCGATGGCGCACCGCCGAGCCGTGGTCGCCAGCCGCGCCGGCGGACTGCCAGACAAAGTGCGGGACGGACACACCGGCTGGCTCGTACCGCCGGGGAATGCGCAGGCTCTGGCCACGACGTTGCGCGTGGCACTGGCAGAGCCGGGGCGTCTGTCTGAAATGGGTCTGGCCGGACGAGCCCTGGTTGACGCAGAATTCTCCTGGACCACCGTGACCGACCGCCTGCTGGCGGTCTTCTCCGAACTGCTGTACGAGACGAGGTCGTCGTGACCGAACGAGAGTGGCGAGAAGCGTCCGACATCAAGCCGTCCGCGCTGGCCCTGGTGCTGGTGGTGGCCATCGGGTTCGCGCTCCGGGTGTGGAACATCGGCTCTGGCGTGCCGTTCGCGGTCGGCATCGACGAGCCCGCGATCATGTCGACGGTCGTGCGCATCCTGAAGTCAGGCGACTTCAATCCCCACTTCTTCGAATACCCGACGGGCGTCGTCTACTTTCAACTGGGCGTCGCCGTCGTCCAGTTCCTGCATGGGGCGATGCGCCATGCCTGGTACGCCGTCGAGCAGGTCGGTATGGCGGATTTCTATCTGTGGGGCCGGATCGCCACGGCCACTCTGGGGACGGCCACGATTCTGCTCCTGCACCAGGTGGGAATGCGCTGGGGAGCGCGCCATGCGTTGTTGGCCGCCGGATTGTTCGCCGTGATGCCGCTCCAGGTGCGCGAAGCGCATTTTGCGCTGACCGACACGCCGCTGGTTTTCTGTGTCACGCTCACGCTGCTGCTGTCGCTGCGCGCGCTGGAGAAGCCAACGACGCTCGCCTTCGTCCTGGCGGGGGCCGCGGCGGGCCTCTCGGCTGGCGTGAAGTACAACGGCCTCTACGCGGCGATCCTGCCGCTGACAGCGGCGCTGATGGCGCAGGCGACGCGCCAGCGTTCACTCACCAACGTCGTGCTGGTCGCCGGTTCGTCGGTGGCCGCCTTCTTTGTCACGACGCCGTACGCCATTCTCGATCTGCCGAATTTCCTCAACGGATTTGGGACGCAAACGCGGGCGTTCGTACCCAGGCAGCCTGGCGGCAAGTCCACGGCCGTCATCTATGCCGAGCACCTCGTGGCGAATCTCGGCTGGCCGGCGTTCCTGCTGGCGATCGCCGGATTGGTGTTGAGCGTGGTGCGCATGTTCCGTGGCCCTGTTCATGCGCGGTGGGTGATGCTGGTGGCGTTCCCGGTGCTCTTCTTCAATCTCATTACGGGATGGAGTTTCCTCTTCGCGCGGTACGCGCTGCCGATCGTGCCTTTCATGTGCCTGTGGGCGGCCATCGCCACCATCTCCGGCGTGAGCCTGCTGCGCCGGTTCGACATCCCGCGCGTGGTTCGCACGACACTGATCGTGGGACTGACCGTCGCGGCGCTGCTTCCGCCGTCGGTGAAGTCGGTGCGGTGGGTACGAGGATTCGGCACGAAGACGACGCAGGCGCTCGCCTACCAGTGGCTGACTCACAACGTGTGGTTTCAGTCGAAGGTCGTGTCAGAGGCCAGGGGACTGGATCTGCCGCCTGAGCGCTACAAGTTCACTGCGGTCAGGTCGCTGGCGGACCGCGACCCGGCCACCTTTCTCGCGGACGGCACCGAGTGGATCGTGTTGTCGTCGGACGCGTGGGGCGGTTCGGCCCAAGCGGGTGGAGTGCGGCCGGCGCCCGCGGCCTACGCCGGGCTTGAGGCTGGCAGCACCGAGGTCAAGGTCATCGAACCGACGCCTGCGAACCCCGGGCCCGTCATCCGCATTCGGAAGGTGTCGAGATAGGATTCAACGGGCGGGCAGGTACAGTTCGTTCACGTCGGCCCTTCGGCGAAGGCGGGCGAGCCAGGCGTCGATCGCCTGGGCGCGGCGGACTTCCTGAAGGCTTTCCTGCACGAGATCCCTGGCTTCCTCCAGTGTGAGCTGGCGCCCGTCGCGCATGAATCGAGTCGGGTTGGCTGAGTAGTGGAGCCGCAGTTCCTCGTCGGTCCCTGGCAGGATCGACTCAAACCGCGTTCGCAGGTATTGCTGCACGCGGACGGTATCGCGCACAAACCGCCTCGCGCCGTCTTCGTCAAGCCCGAGCGAGGACAGCGCCGCCGCCACGCCTTTTCCGCCCGCAAGCTTCTTGCGAATCTCCGAGAACACGGGATCGGCCGCGGCCACATCGGCGTCGGGCGTCTCGTACCGATTGATCTCGTCGAGCACCAGTTGGCGATCGACCAGCCACTGCATCGCGACGGTCACCGGATCGCCGGCATCACGGGTTTCCACCAGACCGAACAGGATGGCGGTGCGCGCGTCAGACAGCGTGATCACTGTACCGGACACGACGGCGATGACACGGTCCAGCAGTTCGCTCGCGCGGACCTCCGCGATTCCGGCCACCAGCACCAGCCCGACCGCGAACGCGCGCGCACGACGGTTCATGTCCATCTCCGACTCAGAAGGCCTGACCGATGCTGATGTGGAGCGCCAGACGGTGCTCAGAAAACGTCCCGAACGATTGAAGCGCGCCCAGTTTGAATCCGACGTCCACCCGCAGAGGCCCGACCAGCGACTTGTAGCGGATGCCAAACCCGGCAGAACTTCGCAGATGCGTCAGACTGAGGTCGGTCACCTCGCTGAACACGTTGCCACAATCAACGAACGCCGCCACACCAAGATCACGCCACAGCGCCATCCGCAATTCGCTGTTC comes from Acidobacteriota bacterium and encodes:
- a CDS encoding vitamin B12-dependent ribonucleotide reductase gives rise to the protein MQQGAQDTRAVGSEGVDPRSDVTRHDATPAPGMEYSRFFTAPGRDPFDEIVWDTRDAVITNDRGETVFEQRGVEMPKSWSQQSTNIVVSKYFRGRVGASERESSVRQLIGRVVDTITGWARAQKYFATEEALQAFSDDLKHLLVYQKGSFNSPVWFNCGIEKHPQMSACFINSVDDTLDSILTLAKTEGMLFKFGSGTGTNLSSLRSSREVVAGGGTASGPVSFMKGYDAFAGVIKSGGKTRRAAKMVILNAEHPDIVDFITCKVEEERKAWALIDAGYDGSFTGPAYASVFFQNSNNSVRATDEFMRAVVDDGPWHTRAVTNPDTIMGTYKARDLMQMIADATHICGDPGMQFDTTINQWHTCPAAGRINASNPCSEYMFLNDSACNLASINLMKFVDRREEFDVVAFRAAVRTFTTAQDIIVGNASYPTKAIERNSVDYRPLGLGYANLGALLMSRGVPYDSDGGRAYAAAITALMTGEGYAQSARISRDTGGPFTGYEPNREPFLRVMRKHRDALRDVASALVPNDIFDAAQAAWDDAIEIGEEFGYRNAQATVLAPTGTIGFMMDCDTTGIEPDIALVKYKNLVGGGSMKIVNGTVPAALTHLGYTDAQVKAIIDHIDRNETIEGAPYLKEKDLSVFDCAFKPAKGQRSIHYMGHIRMMGAVQPFISGAISKTVNVPKEATTEDIAQAYLESWRMGVKAIAIYRDGSKRTQPLTTSKDKTQTPAAAVAAKSAPHIVRRKLAEERQAITHKFDIQGHEGYITVGLYDDGMPGELFLVMAKEGSTISGFADAFAQAISYALQYGVPLPVLVDKFSHMRFEPSGMTKNPQVRFAKSIVDYVFRWLATKFLSAEAQFRAGVNTPEPGAQNPSKSTEGEQLKLVVLGAPAEIATGTRATVMSTIQNQEDAPPCNLCGAIMVRSGSCYKCANCGSTSGCA
- a CDS encoding glycosyltransferase family 4 protein is translated as MKILYVALDQRVPGTTGGSVHVQSVAAGLAALGHDVDVLTTPGSGPFPTGRAKWHAMSPPLGMRHLRALRADAVARMARRVTADVVIERYHNFGGEGIRAADAVGALAVLEVNAPVIDYPGSPKAWLDRLLVVEPMRRWRDWQCRHADLLITPTAAIVPAFVEPDRIVEIEWGADTDAFKPGAEGPLPFTREPGSVVAVFAGAFRRWHGAIDLVRAARALRERGQRGLQVVLIGDGPEWSRVKEAASQVPGIVLTGAIAHDQMPACLAAADIGVAPFDLETHPPLQLAFYWSPLKVFEYMAAGLPVVAPAIPRLASIVRSDHEGVLYNPREPGGLAGALERLVEDAGLRQTQGRAARERVAALYSWKAHCRRLDEALISALDARLASGHPPRGRHTS
- a CDS encoding glycosyltransferase family 4 protein yields the protein MRIRYFADIRFPLERANGVQTMETCHALARRGHSVHLVVRPDRMTPGRDPLAYYGLPPIGALRIEQVATPRQIQARRLAYLALALRRTCCSRTTDVVLTRDLGLAALILALPARWRPPAVYESHGFAPAVSAEMHTLHADAPRSGHAKRRRLDARERRVWRRADAYVAITAGLARELEQRFGQRPRLAVIPDGTRLPAGGFAVEPARRAPDAAPVVCYAGHLYPWKGLDVLVGALGQLAGVRLLVVGGLEGERDLARVRTLAEQVAPGRVEFAGMVEPPRVAALLQKADVLVIPNLPSRISAAYTSPLKLFEYMASGRPLVASDLPALREVLRPDDNAVLVAPGSIDALAAGIRRVLEDAAFGARLAATARRDAAEYTWDKRAERLEAALASAVETRA
- a CDS encoding CPBP family intramembrane metalloprotease, whose protein sequence is MTSPWRAARAAALAEVVLTSGYPTQVSIGLLLVWAGMDPRVPDGRLSMPFVVTLWLVDSVVLVGLIVALLRLRGERLGALLFGTRSWLREAGLGLALVPVVFGLVIGMLAVVRYFWPGLHNVAVNPFEDLIGSGRDAAILAAVAVLSGGIKEELQRAFVLRRFERYLGGARVGLVVFSVAFGAGHFIQGWDVGVVTTLLGLFWGILFLKRGSFTASAVSHSGFNVAQIIQFVVVGS
- a CDS encoding class I SAM-dependent methyltransferase; the protein is MISSRLLTLVRCPDCGGTLTGQPELVCTACGRRCATSAEYLVLHPGVSYAEQTKYLDEALHDDARHEHVSPPLLSAKIRNDMLRQFLSPGPSDTVIDLGCGSGKVLVWNAGTGAYQVGIDVSPYFAREASAEIDLVLGDLRRLPFAAGAFSKGYALDVFEHMSRETLVDVLREAARVLTPDGALFVYSHVRKNSRLARGLKAVNALARWFERRGLMDLSRERLRKSDHLNPLVDIPDLEAMAASAGFRIVRIRYYTPAVGAVVENIVMRLVEHWLSRRASQRAASTGHAIAAAEASRQARSDARAHVDGRGLPYAALRLATWAMKLDVLLFGRVRSGPFFALLAKDGASGEDRRS